A window of Aliarcobacter trophiarum LMG 25534 contains these coding sequences:
- a CDS encoding cytochrome b/b6 domain-containing protein, translating to MAKNIEIKRMTGTMRIVHWVTFFSMIAAVITGLYIGHPYYQTFIADPAVDKYVMAWNRWAHFIVAIIFDVTAVLVGYLYFFSRFEKPYKKLIPNKQNIVEFFEVFLNLITLNRRKKFDSSHSDSFNIVFFTIFHLLLVFMLFSGLQLYVHGLASGHSSIGTWWPTMLHLVTDWTLYVFGGNIGVRIAHHYTMYFILVWVMIHIYYQVWRTIFWKEGDIAIVFGGSKFVKEEEK from the coding sequence ATGGCAAAAAATATAGAGATAAAAAGAATGACAGGAACTATGAGAATAGTTCACTGGGTTACATTTTTTAGTATGATAGCTGCGGTTATCACTGGTTTATATATTGGTCATCCATATTATCAAACATTTATAGCAGACCCTGCTGTTGATAAATATGTTATGGCATGGAATAGATGGGCCCATTTTATTGTTGCTATCATATTTGATGTAACCGCCGTTTTAGTTGGTTATTTATACTTTTTTTCAAGATTTGAAAAGCCTTATAAAAAACTAATACCAAATAAACAAAATATTGTTGAGTTTTTTGAGGTATTTTTAAATCTAATTACACTTAATAGAAGAAAAAAGTTTGATTCAAGCCATAGTGATAGTTTTAATATTGTATTTTTTACAATTTTTCATCTATTGTTAGTATTTATGCTATTTTCTGGACTTCAGCTATATGTTCATGGACTTGCATCTGGACATAGCTCTATTGGAACTTGGTGGCCAACAATGCTTCATTTGGTTACTGATTGGACACTGTATGTTTTTGGTGGAAATATTGGGGTTAGAATAGCACATCATTATACTATGTATTTTATACTTGTTTGGGTAATGATACATATTTACTACCAAGTTTGGAGAACAATTTTCTGGAAAGAGGGTGATATTGCTATAGTATTTGGTGGAAGTAAGTTTGTAAAAGAAGAGGAGAAGTAA
- a CDS encoding HyaD/HybD family hydrogenase maturation endopeptidase, which translates to MKDTIIIGVGNMLFKDEGIGIYASEYIKQNYQFGEGLEIIDGGTLGFKLMAYFQEYKNVIILDTVSIDDEVGSIFRLPSDVLLGLGKYRKTAHEVEIVEMLEIVSVLDSYANVTIIGVVPQDIQSVEIGLTKLMEEKFPLFIETSLKEIESLGFKLTKRSDISVEDIVKSLIGSYNGSHLTRIPNEEDFTHEVNL; encoded by the coding sequence ATGAAAGATACAATTATAATTGGTGTTGGAAATATGCTCTTTAAAGATGAGGGTATAGGAATTTATGCAAGTGAATATATAAAGCAGAATTATCAATTTGGTGAAGGTTTAGAAATTATTGATGGTGGAACATTGGGATTTAAACTAATGGCATATTTTCAAGAGTATAAAAATGTCATTATTTTAGATACTGTCTCTATTGATGATGAAGTTGGAAGTATATTTAGGCTTCCTAGTGATGTTTTATTAGGACTTGGGAAATATAGAAAAACTGCTCATGAAGTAGAAATTGTGGAGATGCTAGAGATTGTCTCCGTTTTAGATTCTTATGCAAATGTTACAATTATAGGAGTAGTTCCACAAGATATACAAAGTGTTGAAATAGGGCTTACAAAACTTATGGAAGAAAAATTCCCACTTTTTATAGAAACTTCTTTAAAAGAGATAGAAAGTTTAGGTTTTAAACTTACAAAAAGGTCAGATATAAGTGTTGAAGATATTGTAAAAAGTTTAATTGGAAGTTATAATGGTTCTCATCTAACTAGAATTCCTAATGAAGAGGATTTCACTCATGAAGTTAATCTATAA
- a CDS encoding nickel-dependent hydrogenase large subunit: MVKKHLVVDPITRIEGHLRIEAIIDENNIITDAFSSSTMFRGIEEILKGRDPRDCGLLAMRICGVCTGTHYQRSIEAVEDAFNITIPKNARLVRNLIQGALYLHDHVVHFYHLHALDWVDITKALDADPKATVAEAQKWAALSNQRAWNASEDVYIQVKERVQKYIKQGRLGIFGNAYWGSDGFKLTPEQNLIGLSHYLDALELQRELAKMMAIFGGKNPHPQSFVVGGVTCVQDIKNPARIAEFKQLLKKGRKFIKEAYLPDVYMAGTMYGEEALNGTGGGLGNYMTYGGFNLDDLPFYKSQKLFPTGIVKNKDLSKVYKVDEAKITEDVTHAWYKGNTNLHPFDGVTEPNYTGFGKKEDNIAYLDTQNKYSWIKSPLYDDERMEVGPLARMIVGYASNDERIKKYVTNFLTNANLPATVLFSTVGRTAARAIESELMSDIMMEWIDELALNTANGDLSTWTEFDFNTVAKDAKGIGLEEAPRGALGHWVKIKDGKVANYQTVVPSTWNAAPRDYKGRMGAYEAALIGTKVANVEQPLEILRTIHSFDPCIACAVHIIDTNGKELGVYKVNPI, from the coding sequence ATGGTAAAGAAACACTTAGTAGTAGATCCAATCACAAGGATTGAGGGGCATCTTAGAATTGAGGCAATTATTGATGAAAACAATATTATAACAGATGCTTTTTCATCTTCAACAATGTTTAGAGGTATAGAAGAGATTTTAAAAGGAAGAGACCCTAGAGATTGTGGCTTATTAGCTATGAGAATTTGTGGAGTTTGTACAGGAACTCATTATCAAAGAAGTATAGAAGCAGTTGAAGATGCCTTTAATATAACTATTCCAAAAAATGCAAGATTAGTAAGAAATCTTATTCAAGGTGCTTTATATCTTCATGACCATGTTGTACATTTTTATCATCTTCATGCTCTCGATTGGGTTGATATTACAAAAGCACTTGATGCAGACCCAAAAGCAACAGTAGCTGAAGCTCAAAAATGGGCAGCTCTTTCAAACCAAAGAGCTTGGAATGCTAGTGAAGATGTATATATCCAAGTAAAAGAGAGAGTTCAAAAATATATAAAACAAGGAAGATTAGGTATTTTTGGAAATGCTTATTGGGGAAGTGATGGTTTCAAATTAACTCCTGAACAGAATTTAATAGGGCTTTCTCACTATCTTGACGCTCTTGAACTTCAAAGAGAGTTGGCAAAAATGATGGCTATCTTCGGGGGTAAAAACCCTCATCCACAATCTTTTGTTGTAGGTGGAGTTACTTGTGTTCAAGATATTAAAAATCCTGCAAGAATTGCCGAATTCAAACAGTTACTTAAAAAAGGAAGAAAGTTTATAAAAGAGGCATATTTACCTGATGTTTATATGGCTGGAACTATGTATGGGGAAGAGGCCTTAAATGGAACTGGTGGAGGATTAGGAAACTATATGACTTATGGTGGATTTAATCTTGATGATTTACCATTTTATAAATCACAAAAACTTTTTCCTACTGGAATTGTAAAGAATAAAGATTTAAGCAAAGTTTATAAAGTAGATGAAGCAAAAATTACTGAAGATGTGACTCATGCTTGGTATAAAGGAAATACAAATCTTCATCCATTTGATGGTGTAACAGAGCCAAACTACACAGGTTTTGGTAAAAAAGAGGATAATATCGCATATTTGGATACACAAAATAAATACTCATGGATTAAATCTCCACTTTATGATGATGAGAGAATGGAAGTAGGTCCACTTGCTAGAATGATTGTAGGGTATGCTTCAAATGATGAAAGAATTAAAAAATATGTGACAAATTTTTTAACAAATGCAAATCTTCCTGCAACAGTATTATTTTCAACAGTCGGGAGAACAGCTGCTCGTGCAATAGAGAGTGAGTTAATGTCTGATATTATGATGGAATGGATAGATGAGTTAGCTTTAAATACAGCAAATGGAGATTTATCAACATGGACAGAGTTCGATTTTAATACAGTTGCAAAAGATGCAAAAGGAATTGGTCTTGAAGAGGCTCCTCGAGGAGCTTTGGGACACTGGGTTAAGATAAAAGATGGAAAAGTTGCAAATTATCAAACTGTTGTTCCATCAACATGGAATGCGGCTCCAAGAGATTATAAAGGAAGAATGGGAGCTTATGAAGCTGCTTTAATTGGTACGAAAGTTGCAAATGTTGAGCAACCTTTGGAAATTTTAAGAACTATTCATAGTTTTGATCCTTGTATTGCTTGTGCAGTTCATATTATTGATACAAATGGTAAAGAGCTTGGTGTTTATAAAGTAAATCCAATTTAA
- a CDS encoding hydrogenase small subunit produces the protein MNDNMERVREVFTQKSTRVDTNKGEEFYNSLFEKSKARLQSLREQEPLKDIDMMDIIDSEGINRRDFMKWVSATTATLMLPPMFAPLVAEATELMNRVPVVWIELQDCAGNSEALLRSSAPTVDDLLFDVLSLEFHETLQACAGHDADKQLEEAVHLYKGKYLLFVEGAIPMANNGQYGTIGASGETFYEHLMRMSKDAAAVVAVGTCATFGGVPAASPNPTGAVGVMDLVKGKAIVNIPACPANPANMVGVILHYVLTGQVPELDSLLRPKFAFGYRIHDNCERRAHFDAGEFVEEWGDEGAKNNWCLYKVGCKGPMTFNNCSIVRYNDGVNWPVGVGRGCIGCSEPDFWDKYAYERPMATARIKAPTGGVEKTVDQFGLGLLTATAVGIGVHAIASVVAGKKADENKEI, from the coding sequence ATGAACGATAATATGGAGAGAGTGAGGGAAGTTTTTACTCAAAAATCAACTAGAGTTGATACAAATAAAGGTGAAGAGTTTTATAACTCTTTGTTTGAGAAATCAAAAGCAAGACTTCAATCTTTAAGAGAACAAGAACCTCTAAAAGATATTGATATGATGGATATTATTGATAGTGAGGGAATAAATAGAAGAGATTTTATGAAGTGGGTTAGTGCAACAACTGCTACATTGATGCTTCCACCTATGTTTGCTCCGCTTGTTGCTGAAGCAACAGAGCTTATGAATAGAGTTCCCGTTGTTTGGATAGAGCTACAAGATTGTGCTGGAAATTCTGAAGCTCTTTTAAGAAGCTCAGCTCCAACAGTTGATGATTTACTATTTGATGTATTAAGCCTAGAATTTCATGAAACTTTACAAGCATGTGCAGGTCATGATGCTGATAAGCAACTAGAAGAGGCAGTACATCTTTATAAAGGAAAATATCTTCTATTTGTTGAAGGAGCAATTCCTATGGCAAATAATGGTCAATATGGTACGATTGGTGCTAGTGGTGAGACCTTTTATGAGCACTTAATGAGAATGTCAAAAGATGCAGCAGCAGTTGTTGCAGTTGGTACTTGTGCTACATTTGGTGGAGTTCCAGCAGCTTCTCCAAATCCAACAGGTGCTGTAGGAGTTATGGATTTAGTAAAAGGGAAAGCTATTGTAAATATTCCAGCATGTCCTGCAAATCCAGCAAATATGGTTGGTGTTATATTACATTATGTTTTAACAGGGCAAGTTCCTGAACTAGATTCACTTCTAAGACCAAAATTTGCCTTTGGTTATAGAATTCATGATAATTGTGAAAGAAGAGCTCACTTTGATGCAGGTGAGTTTGTTGAAGAGTGGGGAGATGAAGGTGCTAAAAATAATTGGTGTTTATATAAAGTTGGATGTAAAGGCCCAATGACTTTTAATAACTGTTCAATTGTAAGATACAATGATGGAGTAAATTGGCCAGTTGGGGTAGGAAGAGGTTGTATAGGATGTAGTGAACCAGATTTTTGGGATAAATATGCTTATGAACGACCAATGGCAACAGCAAGAATAAAAGCACCAACAGGTGGAGTTGAGAAAACTGTTGATCAGTTTGGTTTGGGACTTTTAACTGCAACAGCAGTTGGTATTGGAGTTCATGCAATTGCTAGTGTAGTTGCTGGAAAAAAAGCAGATGAAAACAAGGAGATATAA